Sequence from the Strix uralensis isolate ZFMK-TIS-50842 chromosome 1, bStrUra1, whole genome shotgun sequence genome:
TAGAGAACTTCCCTGTGAAACATGTAATATCTCAACTCCCTGATGTTCTGGTTCAGCTGGATTAATAAGTGAATGAAGTGTAGTTGTCTGGGTTTATAAACGCCTCCAGAGGATGGGTGAGGATCTGTCAGGTTCTTTCAGTGTTCTTGACCACAGGAGTTGGTCATGTGTGCTATACACACTTCTAATCCTTTCTGTTGAACCAGAACTCTTTCTTGTCAGCAGATATGATGCATTCATGAGCAATAATGATGCAATGCCTTGCCGtattttttggttgttgttgatAGTGTGCATTCTTTTAACATAGGTAACGCCCAggtttgcatttttctgctgatTTCTGCTGAAGAGCTGAATGACCAATTCATCACCAAATTTAAATAGTTAGATGAAAAACGAAATTATTTTAGTTCAAGGAAACAAATCAGAAGAAGctggggttttgttctttttttgtttcttccttaccCATACTCCCAAttcattttaattatgatttaCTTCAGGCTGTGATCCTGGGAAACTCCACTGGTTTGCGTTAAAAGTGTCCCGATCCCAAGGCCTTAGCTAAGAGTCTCCTTTTATGTGGATACACCCTTGTTTCTGGATGGGAAAAATTAGTTTCCCCTAAATAGCAACTCTGTATTCAACTTAGTGCCAACACAGAGAGTTGCATTGTTTGGTTGTTCTGTAGTTTTAGCAGGCCCAAACTTAACCTTgtagaattaaaataatatacaTGACTTCATAGTTCAGTAAGCCCAATTTCCAAAACTGCTGAGAATCTGTGGCTCCCATTGTCTTCAATTAGAgtgaaacacttctgaaaataagaaGTTGTATGCAAATAAGTAAAAATCAGTGTTGCCACCCATCCTTCTGGCACCAGGATCATAATTACCCCTATGAAATGAGCGATATCCAGGCAAGATGCCTAAGTGGGAATCAGCTAAGATTTTTGTCAAGCTAATCATAGCGCTTGGGATATAttgtcagcattttttttaatgtcacaatTCTTGAATATTTCCTTTTGCTCTAAGTTCCTCAAAGATGTCTGCAAACCTTTTATGACTTTGAGAAATGCAGATTGAGACATTTTCATGCATATTTAACAGTATTTACAATTTGGGGGGGATATTTATTCATATCTCATTTGGAGTGCCACTTAAGCTTTCAAACTTCTACATTTGTTATCAaatcttttatttattcaatttattatttcattctataaaaaaaacctctcaactGCTAGCATGtgcaaaaccttttctttctagCTGTGGTTGAAAAGTAACTGTCTATAGACAGCATGTTGTAATGTGGAGAGAATATTATAATGCAAAATCAATTTTGCAAGTAGAGATACTAATATCATCCCTTGACATCAGGTATTTATAAAGCAAGAAGGCACTATATAAAAGATGTGAAACTTGTAGCACAGCTTTATAACTCAAAGCATTATACAAGTTTCCACCTGCAAGCTAGAGAAGTGGTAAGCTTGTAAAGGTACTCTTTTTGGATCTATGCCCCAATCTCAGTgttgctgatttttaaatgaacccttgaatgaatttttaaaaacagttatctCTGTCTTTCATCATTATCTCCTCTTTCATGTAATCTTCACCTCAGCCATGATGGGAACTCAATtacctgttttttcctttgtgttcctTTCTCCATCCTGCAGTCATTGAGCTGGGAGAAGTCGACCTGAACTGTCCTTCCAACTGCCAGATTCATAATACCCATTTCTTTGGAACTGACAAACAGATAATAAGGAGAGGGCAAGCCTTCAGCTTCTATGCTCGCTTCCAAAATCGGGAATGGGATGACTCCGTGGACCAGGCTATTTTCACTGTGGAGACAGGTAGTCACTCTCAGACTCTGTAGTCTTTCCCAGTCCTTTGCTGGTAAGTAGTATTTCCCATAGCCTTCAGTGGCAAGTAGTATCTACTCATTCATCTTCTGTGTGAAGAGACTACCTTCCCCTGGCTCAGGCAGTTCTGCTAACATGTAAGGTTTTCTCACTCTGCTACAGAAGTggcaagtgaaaaagaaatccacCCTTAGGAGCTTTGCATTGCAAATGACAGCTAAGCAAATTACTTGCCTTTTACATGTGCTTTATTTAGTCTGATTgaagttgtatttattttcctgaaaaggCCTCAGACCCTGTGAATCAAATGAGACAAAATGTACCTTCCCAATGGGCAGATGTTTAGATCAAACCTGCTGGAGTGCTTCCCACAAAGTTCATCAGCCAAAATGCATCAATATCAGCGTGTTTCCTCCCTCCAATGCCTGCATTGGCCGTTATATTCTCAATATGCAAATCACATCTTGTGGTCACACCTATCAGCGATGCCTTGGAGATTTTTATGTCCTTTTTAACCCTTGGTGTGCAGGTAAGAACTTTAGTGATCAGatagttttaagaaaaatgctaGTGATGAGTAAAACTGTTGAATATATTTATTACTTAGCTGGTAAGTAAGGGGTGGAGTCACAGAAATAAGGAGAAACAagaagggattttgttttgttatttttcagtctttcctccaAGTTTAAGAGTGTCTTAAGCCagtgttttgatttggtttcttAATGGTAATAGGGGTGCAGTGTAATTTTTCCCCCCACTTTCACAGTGGCTTGACGGGACAAGAAGCATTGGGtgcaaactgaaatacaggaggtttcctctgaacgtcaggaaacacttttttactgtgagggtgactgagccctggcacaggttatgtagagaggctgtggaatctccatccttggagatatacAAAAGGCACCTGAACGTGGTCTTGGGTAGTTAACTTcaggtgtccctgcttgagcaggagggttgtatgagatgacctccagaagtcccttccaacatcgaccattctgtgattctgtgaattctgtgGTATCACCATGAAATAATACAgtagaaatacaaatgaaattcTGTAGATCTGGTTCTGGTAACAAGCAATTCTGGACCTTGCAAAAATCATTACATGGCAAATATGCACATTGTCTGTGCTTTTGATTGGATCAAAATCAGATACCCAACACTAAGTGCACAGTATTTGACTCCTAGAACAGCTCAGTGTGAAGATAAATTGCAAGCTCTGTAATTCAGGTCTACTACAGCAGGGGAGACTTAATAAAGATAATATCTGCCTGTAAGTAGAAATGAATTGTCTGTGAACATTTAAAAATCCTGCACCCTTGAACATGTTTAAAAGTATAAATCAAAAATAGGTAGGAAAAGAAAGGGATCCAGTGAAATAGAAGATACAGAAGTTCTAGAAATGTGCATATTTTCTGACTGATAGCTCTGCATCTTTTCCAGATGACCCTGTATATATGGACAATCAGGCCCATAGAGAAGAATATGTTCTGAATGAACATGGGATACTGTATGAAGGAGTTCACAAGCATATTACCTCTCGACCATGGCATTTTGGACAGGTACTTTTTGAAGACTTGTTTAGAAGTAGATGTTATCCATATGCAGATAAATGAATTGTTAtccatattttttcagaaatgcatgCTATGTTATGTAGTGGGTAAGGTTTTTAGGACCAGTCCAGACTATGCACGCACAAAACAAAATGTCTGAACATCTCACTGTAGCCCACACAACTGGAAGGAACTTTTCTGTAGTAAAATTAAGGAACTGCAGCATGTTCTTGGAAGAGGTGAAGCAGAATATTGTTCTGCTGAAGGAAAATTATTCTATTGGACAAACATAAgcaaaaattacatgtttttccctttggttttccTTCAGGCAGATAGACAAAACCATGCATACCACTAGGAGCTATGcttgactaaaaaaaaataaaagacaagggAGGAGAGAGGGCAGCTGATATGCATGAAAAAAGTTAGATTATTGACAAGAAAGAAACTTTATCAATGTCAGAATACCAGGATACCTGAGTTAACTTCTCTTTCCTCAGTTTGAAGATGGGATTCTGGATATCTGCTTGAAGATCCTAGACATGGGTGCAAGTTACCATCATGGCTCTGATCGTGACCATTGCTGGCGCAATGATCCTGTGCATGTCAGCATGGTGGTAAATCATATGGTAAGACTTCTAGTGGTGTGTGACCCCTGAATAGATTGGGTCACACTTCATTGAATTATAGAAGGGCAAATTACATTGTAATCTAGCACAGTATGAGTAGCAGGGAAAATCTTTTCTGTGCTCAGACTCACAGGAAAAACTAACTTGTAACACTAATCTCTGACGATTTTGTGATATGCTTAGGATGTGAAGACACAGTCAGCTATTTgaaaaggttgtttttcttttctctttctagatAAGCAGCCATACCACTAACAGTATCATGAAGATTCCAGAAAACAATGATTACCTGAAAGGAACAAAACCATTCTCCTGGAATGGAAGTGTCCCTATTCTTCAGCAGTGGTACAATGGCAGATGCAGGCCGGTCAGATATGGGTACTGTGGGTCTCTTGCTTCAGTAATGTGCACAGGTAGGATATTTCAGTCTGCCCTTACCTAGTTAtgcaaaaaggaagagagaaaaacaggatCAAAAACATCTGACCTTAAAAACTACCAGAAGAATATATTACTCATAAGCATTTTACTAGaaaagaaatggaatatttttctcttcttatggTATGGAATGACTCCTAACAGTGTTTATTATCAACCTATTGCTTTCCTATACAGTGTGAAGAAAAGCAGTACTGTTTTTTCTGTGACCTTTATACCATGCAGCTCTCAATACTGCAGCTTTTATTAAAACACAGAGCAAGTGCAGCATCTTGGAGCTGAAATTTATCCTTTGGGTTAGGTTtgaaggatgagaaaaaaatgctgttatgaagaggaagaagacctCTAGCAATGTCTCCTCcaaaatataaaagcagcagGCTACTATCTTTTTTTACTGCAAAGGATAATAGTGAACTAAACTCTACAGACAAAAAAATTGAGTTCCAAATTTATACCACTTATTTATTGAACCTGCTTCTACATTGAAGAAAATTGTTGATATTCTGTAGTTGAATCTCTATGTACTACAGtctgtttaagaaaaattacagtgttttattAATGCAGGATCAGGTTTGTTATTTTTGAACTTACAACAGATCcggttttgtttggttggctggttggGTTATTTTAAGCTGGAAGAGTAACAAGTCATGCCTTTCTGCTAGGCTCTCTTCAGATTACTTTTCAAAAGAAGTTTTGAAGACAGCATCAATGCACCCCAAATATTGCCTCCTATCTGTGTGTTTATATAGTTGCAAAGTAGAATATAGGAAAACTATTTATAAAATAAGTGAAGGATTTGCTTGATTAGttaatcattaatatttttttccttgcagtgatGAGGTGTTTGGGAATTCCAAGCCGTGTTGTCacaaacttctgttttccatGCTCAATTGAGAATCCCCTTGGTATCAATGAGATTTTTGATTGTACTGGAAAAAACCTGTGTGGTAAAGACAAGCTAtggtaaataagaaataaataagcTTTTTTGGTTCTGTCAAAATTAAGTGATAGAAAGACTAGTATAAATCTAACAAATCAGTGTCTCATTCTTTGGTGTGGCAAGGCTGTTCAGTTTCCTAATAATGCATTTCAAAAACATAAAATTACTGAAGAGTCAATCTGCTCaatatacattttcaaaaaagaaaaaaaaacccacttgtgaGAATAGGGCCATCAATCTTAGTAGCTGTAAAAATATTAAGTAGATCATGAAATGCAAGGGAAAATTTATCACAAATTAGGACTATTATCTTCAGTCATAATCACTTGGTTGAGATTTATGTTGTCTTCCTGAGGTTCCTTATCATGGATTGCTTCATTCTTATAAACCTTTCAATTCATGTTCATATAACTATGACATTATCACTCATCAGAGCAGAATTTTGAATTTTCACCCTTGACCTGTATGTTCATATTTTCACTacaccagaatttttttttgtatccGAGTCTGATCTGTGAGAGCTTTTAATGAATGTTCTGCCCTTTCACATGTCAAAAAGATGAGGTCAAACTGAAATACTGAGGGAATTACGATCTTATTTTAGCACAAAAGACTTAAGGGTTTATTCTTTGTTAAGCCATTAAAAAGAATACTAAGACAGTATGTGATTTTCCTctaaagaacaggaagaaaatgatAGGAAAACAAACTGCTTAAACAAAACAACTGTGCTGGTACGttatcaactgaaaaaaaagggcTATAAGAAGAATGTTTTGCAATCAGGTCTGCAGGGTTCTGGAACAAATTTCCAGTCTGAGTGatataaagcaaaacaaacaactcCTGTCCCCAAACATCATTAACAGTGCTAAGACACAGAGAGTCTTCAGTTGATTAAAAGGTTATCTCTGACATGGTTTTCCTCCATCATAAAGCATTGAACTTGGTGATCCAGGAGATGTCTTTAATGCTATATTTCTGCATCCTACAGGCGATATCACTGCTGGAATGAATGTTGGATGGCTCGCAGAGACCTAAATCAATGCTGTGGTGATTGGCAGTGTCTGGATCCAACACCTTTGGAAACGGGCAGAGGTAACTGCTTACTATAACTGTAACTGATTTCATCAGCTTATGTTGTTGAGTTTCTCTACTACTCAGGTTACAATCTATTATAACATTTTTGTTATCTGGCTTAGGTTTAGCTTGCAGCGGTCCTACATGGGTTCGAAGCATCAGAGAAGGGGAACTGGACTTGGACTATGACGGTCATCATATGTTTTCTCGAGTAAATTCAAACTATGTTGGCTGGCTTTCCCAAAACAATGccaaaaaaacaaaatttttctgcGACACTTGGCCATGTGGACAACATCTAATCACCAAGAGTGTTGGCAGTGAGCAATTCGAAGATATCACCGGGGCTTACAAGTATGAACTAGGTATGATGAAAAGTCATTAAATGAGTTAGAGGAAATTTTAAATGCCAATTGTATAAAATTATCAGTGTAATCTGTCCTGTGTTAAAATGAGTAGAACAAtttgaatttatcttttttagaGAAAGAGGAAGATGCCTTTCTGTTCAAAGATCTTGATTCTTAAACTTCTAAACGTATTTAGATGATTCAAACAAAGCACACAGTAATTACATCCATTTAGGCTAGGCTAGGCTGTTTCTGTTGGAAGGGATTTACagcgatcatctagtccaactgcctgagcGTTTCAGGGCTGactaaaagttaaagcatattattaagggcattgtccaaatgcctcttaaacactgacaaacATGGGACATaaaccacctctctaggaagcctgttccagtgtttgacgACCCTCtaggtaaagaaatgtttcctaatttCAAGactgaacctcccctgatgcagctttaagCCACTCCCATGTATCCTATCTTGGGATCCCAGGgaaaagagctcagcacctctctactgcccctcctcaggaagctgtagagagcaatgaggtcatcCCTCAggcttttctccaaactagacaaacccaaagtcctcaCAGGACTTGCCTTCCAGCCCTTGAAATATCACTATTCATATGCATATGTTTTAGTCTCACCTATACAGTAGTTTAAAATATTAGCAGACTTTAGACAAtctaaaaaacccaaattcttTTAAACCCAGGATTAACTTCTTACTTGTTGCTTCTTGTACCAGGTCTGTCAGAAAATATGCTTACTTACAAAATTCTTACATTATTAGGATATTCTGCTGTTCTTACTTTGGGCTACTAATTACTGATTTTCATCTTCCGGTAGTAGGTAGGAGTTCAGCCAGCAAAATTGCCTAAAGAAATGAAAAGTGGACCACAGTTGATTGTAAAATTGCAAGCTCTGCAGTTTTGTTTGaacaagaatgaaaaagaaaacaattggtAGTTTCTTTGTTTGAATGGTGTATTTTACCTTTTGAGAGACATGATAGCATTTCATATTCACCCTAACCCTTATAgttatattttgaattttgcaCTAATTATACATTTTGAGGTttacatgacttttaaaatttaactaattagagtaaaatattttttaatgtttttctgagaTATTTATTGTCTTCTATGTATTCAGACTAccatattttgtgttttgttatcTGGTGGATTTGTTCTACACCAAGACACTACATTAAGTtccaggaaggaggagaaaggaatttaattatctttattaTTTGGGTAGATATGACTTCTTGGCCTCCAGCAAATTCATTATCATGTATCTTCGTCAACAGgttctgtgaaaaacaaagaagCTTATTACCGGGCTTACAGAAGAATTCACCCAGGCTACTGCAATGCTTCCAACTGTCATATTGAGAGAGAGTTATCATCCCTGAAAAACCCATTTTTGAGTGACTCTGGTATTAACATGAGGTTGAAGATGGCTAACTGCCCAATGTATGGTGAAGATGTTCAACTGCACTGGGTGCTTGAAAATTTGCGTAGTGAAAACAAAAACCTGAAGTTTAATTTGTGTGCACAAATAATAACCTACAGTGGTTGCCCAATGGATCAATTTTGGAAAGACAGTGTGAATGTCACATTAGGTCCAAGGGAAGGTAAGAAGGTGAATTTGTCTAATACCCTTTTGTCCACTGTTCTTTTCAGGAGATAGTTTGGTTTTTAGGATTAGTGGAGACTTCCTAATAGTGGTGGGAAGTGAAATGAATATAATGTTAAATATTGACAGCTAAATTCACTTTAGGCTGATCACTCAAAAATCAACACAGTGTCAATACTGCATGTACATTGACAGGTAAATCATAGTCTTTCCTTAATTTCTCAAGGCTTAGAGATTCTTACGATCATTTAAAAACTTGTTTCCACTAAAAGTTCAATTCTGGATTCTATATTCAATACAAAGATAAAGATGCAGCTGTCTATcagaaaagcaatttctttccTTTGGCCAGAGGATATTAGCCACtgtaaaatactgtaattatttcTACATATAACATATGCTGTGGAGTGCAAAGATGTATCAGAACATAAACACTTGTTTTCATGgttaatatatttttctggaagaaaaatgatcCCTTTAATTAAAACACATCATTATAAGATGAAATTTCATACCTGATATTAACATTCTGTTTTACCAAGCTTTAATTTGACTACATTTGAGTTATTGCTTTAAGAATTACACTGGAATGGAACATTTCCAGattttgaataataataataaaccaacCTCCTTGTAAATGCACTGATATAGTTCTATTAACTGAAAACTGTGAAGCTGGTTGTTGAAGGTAGCAATGTATCaccctaagccagaaaaaataaTGTCTGTTTTCAAAGATGCTGGTATAACTTAACATTTAATTAAACCATTCTAAGCACCAGTTAAACTTTAGGAGGAAGGAAAGTGGAAATATTacccaaaaaaatcagaaaaaataattaaaataaatttgttttacagtgaaaaaaattccaCTGTGTATATCATATAGTCAATATGGACCTTATCTCTGTGATCACAACATTATGAAAGTAGTTGCTGTCTCAGACCCAGAGTGTGGAGAAGTTCTGATGGTGAGCAGGGATATCGTGATCAACAGGCCACCTGTTATTGTAAAGGTAAAGACCTTTAATTATGGGATTTGTGATCTAAGGAGCAGACTTAGGGACTCTTACTGGCCACTTCCTAGGTACAGTCCTGAtaaacctttctttttctcttttctcttatgGTATTTTTTATTTGAGCAAGATCAGTGTGATTTTAAATGTATAACAGAGTTCTAATCTAAGTCAAGATTGATGTCTAGAGATCATAAAAGTAAATCAGAAACGTGTATGaataatccttttatttttctttttttcttacattttatttacttcattGTTAATTATGTAAGGGTTACAAAAcatgaaatgtgtttgtttattttctgagtaGCTACTGAGCCAACCCAGGCTGAAAGTACCATGTACTGCAGAGATCTCCTTCTGCAACCCTCTCCAGGAAGATATGAAGAACTGTGTAATGACATTAGAAGGCTGTGGTTTATTCAAAGAGCCGATGACCATTGAGTAAGATCATCAGTTATTTAAACGGGGATAATATTGGGGGTTAACTAAGGTATGCTAGATCAGAGCAGGTTTTGAGGAAGACAATAGTTCTGATATTTTTGGTGTTTAGGACCTGAACAGGACTTTTATCCCCTTATTACTTTGAGACTCCATTAAAAGCATCACTCCTCTTGAAACCGATGGATCATTTAGAGCTCTCAAGATatgctgctgcttcatttttctcAAGATTTAATTTAAGTGTGTGTTTCAAATTTCTGTCTGAAAGGGAATGCACTCTTTTCTTTACAAGAAATTCTAGCTGGGTCCTCCATCCCTTATAATTCTATTGAGTTTATAATAGAATTCCTCTAAATATTCATGAACTAGCACCACATACGTGAACAATTAGAAAATGACAGTGAGAAATAGTAATATGTATTCTAAGCTCATAACACGTTAATCACAGGAAGCTGGAAACTTCCACGATGGTATAACATCCTAGGAAAAGTAGCTGTTCATTAATATGCATTGCTGTTCTTCATGACAAGAACTGACAGAAGTATGACTAGTTTTGAGGGAAGCAATTAGGAATTGTTCTCACTGAATAATAATGAACTTGATTCCACAAAGCTGCCCAATCCAATATAGACGGCTGAAAATGGGAAGCAGTAAATACACCTTTGAGGCAGAAAGGTGCTAAGTTTTTGAAGAATTCAAGAGAGTATCATGAATGAGTTTCCAATTCCAATTATAGAACTGACTGTGGGAGTTTTCCACCATGCTTTTCAAAAccttgaatgtatttttttggAGGAAGGCAAGAATAACAAAGTTGTCATAATAGTTTGTCTCTGAAAACATGTTGTAGCAAATCAAACCTAATTGTGTACGCTCATCCTGTAGCATTTCAGGTCTCTGAGCTACCCAAGTTCCtaattcttttccttctctctgtccagTTTGGGAACACTGGCATCCAACCAACAGGCACGGACCATCGTGGAGTTCACACCTTACAGGCTTGGCAGCCACCGTCTCCTGGCCAATTTTGGATGCCACAAGTTTGCCTACTGCAAGGGATGCACCAAGGCTGAAGTGTGTTGCCCCACCGGCCAGAATGGCACCTTGCCTGTCAGCCAGAATGGGTCGCTCCCGGTGTGTGAGAATGGCTCCCTCCCCATGAACAGCTCTGGGCCTGTTCCTGTGGCAGACCCTGCGTTCAACTCCATGTGTGAATATATATGTATCCCAGTGTGCAACCcaaactgcagtgctgggggccaGCCTGTTTATGACTTCGTGTACCTCCCTGCGGGCCATCCCTTATGCAACTCCATCTGCAACCAAGGTTTCAATCCAAGCATCAATCCTGGTTTTGACCCAGGATGCGATCCTGGCTTCCGTGTCATATGCGAGACTGTGCCTCCAGCTACATGCACCTCAATGCCTCCGTCCGTATATGGCTCCATGCCTGCCCCAACATCCAACCCCGTGTGCCCCCCTATGCCTCACGTGGTGTTTGAGACAGGCCCTGCTCCCTCACACCAGCCTGGAGGTGGAGGGGGGCCGATGTCCTACTCTGTCTCTGTCCCCGCCAATAATGCGGTGAGTGCCCTGCTGACACACTTCATGGCTGGCTCCAGTCCTACTGTGGCAACCCAGGCAGTCCCTACCCATATGTCTGCTCCGCCATCCCACCCCGTGTGCTCTCCAGTAGTCCACACCGTCGGCAGTCCGATGCCAGCACCAGCTGCCGTTTCAGTGCCAGCTGCCTCCATCTCACACGTCGTCTGTGGCTCCACGCCCTCTCCCACAGCCCAGCCTCCATGTGGCCCAATGGCCACTGTGCCCTCCCAACCCCTGAGCGCCCCGGTAGCCCATGGCATGTGCTCCCCAGGCCCCTGCCCAGCAGCTTCCCCGGTGCCCCGTTCTACCACCCGTAGCACCACCCCAACAGGGCTGCAGATGGGGAGCACCCCGGCAGCCCACTCGCTGTACtcggcagccccccgccccgtggGACCCCCAGCATCCCAC
This genomic interval carries:
- the LOC141947003 gene encoding protein-glutamine gamma-glutamyltransferase 5-like isoform X1: MEVIELGEVDLNCPSNCQIHNTHFFGTDKQIIRRGQAFSFYARFQNREWDDSVDQAIFTVETGLRPCESNETKCTFPMGRCLDQTCWSASHKVHQPKCINISVFPPSNACIGRYILNMQITSCGHTYQRCLGDFYVLFNPWCADDPVYMDNQAHREEYVLNEHGILYEGVHKHITSRPWHFGQFEDGILDICLKILDMGASYHHGSDRDHCWRNDPVHVSMVVNHMISSHTTNSIMKIPENNDYLKGTKPFSWNGSVPILQQWYNGRCRPVRYGYCGSLASVMCTVMRCLGIPSRVVTNFCFPCSIENPLGINEIFDCTGKNLCGKDKLWRYHCWNECWMARRDLNQCCGDWQCLDPTPLETGRGLACSGPTWVRSIREGELDLDYDGHHMFSRVNSNYVGWLSQNNAKKTKFFCDTWPCGQHLITKSVGSEQFEDITGAYKYELGSVKNKEAYYRAYRRIHPGYCNASNCHIERELSSLKNPFLSDSGINMRLKMANCPMYGEDVQLHWVLENLRSENKNLKFNLCAQIITYSGCPMDQFWKDSVNVTLGPREVKKIPLCISYSQYGPYLCDHNIMKVVAVSDPECGEVLMVSRDIVINRPPVIVKLLSQPRLKVPCTAEISFCNPLQEDMKNCVMTLEGCGLFKEPMTIDLGTLASNQQARTIVEFTPYRLGSHRLLANFGCHKFAYCKGCTKAEVCCPTGQNGTLPVSQNGSLPVCENGSLPMNSSGPVPVADPAFNSMCEYICIPVCNPNCSAGGQPVYDFVYLPAGHPLCNSICNQGFNPSINPGFDPGCDPGFRVICETVPPATCTSMPPSVYGSMPAPTSNPVCPPMPHVVFETGPAPSHQPGGGGGPMSYSVSVPANNAVSALLTHFMAGSSPTVATQAVPTHMSAPPSHPVCSPVVHTVGSPMPAPAAVSVPAASISHVVCGSTPSPTAQPPCGPMATVPSQPLSAPVAHGMCSPGPCPAASPVPRSTTRSTTPTGLQMGSTPAAHSLYSAAPRPVGPPASHSLCSPASRPVGPPAAHSLCSPTSVSLGAAGGRPASVPAARPEDSSAACLPCSPAPRPVAAATARSLYTPTSRSVSRVMGTPGSRSVCGPQWGPSCDTTTRLGSQSMWGPSSRSAWSLVGHSGYSHLSRTAYGTLTRPPYSSLSRSSYNTLSRSAYTTLPRSTSAYATLPRSGSRPSGSTLAQAGSRTPWNPERSSLTYFKRKYL
- the LOC141947003 gene encoding protein-glutamine gamma-glutamyltransferase 5-like isoform X2, whose product is MGRCLDQTCWSASHKVHQPKCINISVFPPSNACIGRYILNMQITSCGHTYQRCLGDFYVLFNPWCADDPVYMDNQAHREEYVLNEHGILYEGVHKHITSRPWHFGQFEDGILDICLKILDMGASYHHGSDRDHCWRNDPVHVSMVVNHMISSHTTNSIMKIPENNDYLKGTKPFSWNGSVPILQQWYNGRCRPVRYGYCGSLASVMCTVMRCLGIPSRVVTNFCFPCSIENPLGINEIFDCTGKNLCGKDKLWRYHCWNECWMARRDLNQCCGDWQCLDPTPLETGRGLACSGPTWVRSIREGELDLDYDGHHMFSRVNSNYVGWLSQNNAKKTKFFCDTWPCGQHLITKSVGSEQFEDITGAYKYELGSVKNKEAYYRAYRRIHPGYCNASNCHIERELSSLKNPFLSDSGINMRLKMANCPMYGEDVQLHWVLENLRSENKNLKFNLCAQIITYSGCPMDQFWKDSVNVTLGPREVKKIPLCISYSQYGPYLCDHNIMKVVAVSDPECGEVLMVSRDIVINRPPVIVKLLSQPRLKVPCTAEISFCNPLQEDMKNCVMTLEGCGLFKEPMTIDLGTLASNQQARTIVEFTPYRLGSHRLLANFGCHKFAYCKGCTKAEVCCPTGQNGTLPVSQNGSLPVCENGSLPMNSSGPVPVADPAFNSMCEYICIPVCNPNCSAGGQPVYDFVYLPAGHPLCNSICNQGFNPSINPGFDPGCDPGFRVICETVPPATCTSMPPSVYGSMPAPTSNPVCPPMPHVVFETGPAPSHQPGGGGGPMSYSVSVPANNAVSALLTHFMAGSSPTVATQAVPTHMSAPPSHPVCSPVVHTVGSPMPAPAAVSVPAASISHVVCGSTPSPTAQPPCGPMATVPSQPLSAPVAHGMCSPGPCPAASPVPRSTTRSTTPTGLQMGSTPAAHSLYSAAPRPVGPPASHSLCSPASRPVGPPAAHSLCSPTSVSLGAAGGRPASVPAARPEDSSAACLPCSPAPRPVAAATARSLYTPTSRSVSRVMGTPGSRSVCGPQWGPSCDTTTRLGSQSMWGPSSRSAWSLVGHSGYSHLSRTAYGTLTRPPYSSLSRSSYNTLSRSAYTTLPRSTSAYATLPRSGSRPSGSTLAQAGSRTPWNPERSSLTYFKRKYL